CTTCCCTCCACCAGCATGCCGCTCCTGAAGATGCCTCCTCCATTCTCGGGTTGCAGCCACCCCTGTAGTGGTCACTGCAGCGGGCACTGCAGCgggcccctcctcccaccacccagcTCTCAGCAGCTCCCTAGCACTCACAGGTGAGTGGCACAAAGAGCAAACTCCCTGACGACTTGAACTTAAGAGTTTGGGGAAAACTTTGGGGTGGAAATTAAAGGGTATACTCTGTTTATGTTTTTTCTATAGTCTTTCCAGATATGAAAggaatatgttaattttttttaaacttgggaaaatttataaatgtatgaaaattttaaatacatgaaagaagaaaaaaattcctggCAACCTAAAGATAAACTTTAACACcacaatatgttttctttttttgacgtTTCTATATATCCATAACAAAATGAGGTCCacattctgtattatttttgtgtGGTTACTTTTTAACATAATACCATCATCATTTCCTTagttaaaattcttcaaaaacttTTTCAGTGGGCACATGTTTTATTGTACAGCTGTGgcataatttattttatcattaccCTATTCCTGGATATTCAggcatttgtagatttttttgtagACTGTAATAAGCATCCTTACACTCAAATGTCAGGAGTTCTGTCCTTAAAGTAGATTCCTAGAATTAACTCTTAAGTACTGAGAaagtttgttttaatatatatttgaaagataCAGTTCTTTGGAGAAGATCTGTCTTTTATAAATCAGATGTGTGTTGATGATGTGTTTCTATTTGCCTCTAAAACCCCACCACCCCGATACAGCACTCCTGGCAGTTTTCTCTTGAGTAGCTTTCCCGTGTGGTAGTGGTGGTGTCTGTGTGGTTTTTCGTTGTCCGGTTTCACTTAGTGCTGTTAGGTTCCCACATGGCTTCTGAACCTCAGCTTTAAAGGCTGGGAAATTCTTTGCTGTTCTCCAGTTGCTGAACATTTAGGTCATCCCAGCATGGCATATAGCATTTTAACATAAATAACATCTTTGCCTAAAGCTTTTCACTCTTTGGGATTTTTCTCCTTGGAATAGATCTGTCAGTGAAAAAAGTTCTCAGTTTAAATGATATGAGggattttttgcttttattttattgagaaagGCTCTTAATACATATTGAAAAATTGCTTTCCAAAGGGGTCTCCAAATTGATGTAACCACCAGTATTAAAGCACTAGGAATTTTTAACTGCTAATACAGTAGATGAATAATGGGCAGTTGGGGTTAAGCTTCTCTAAGCACCTTTTTATTTTGCACCACCCaatatgcaggatcttagttcccaacctgggattgaatccatgccccctgtagtggaagtgggaagtcttaaccactgggccaccaggaaagtcctctaaGCACTTTGATAATGATTCCTGCCCCAGGGAACCTCCTTGGCTGTTCTTGTCCCACCCTTCCTCCTGGCACCCTTTGGCATCAGCCCTGGAGCATTCCCACTGCTGATGGCCAACCCAGGACTCTGACTCTTCTAGCACGAATTCTGGGACCTTTCAGACCTTTCCTTACCCTGGGAAATTAGTCCATATTACAAGATGCTTCCTGAAGTCCAGAGGCAGAGCAGAGCAGTGCAGTGGGAGGGTGAGTCCTAGCTGCTCCTTGGGCAAAACGGTGAAGCACCCTGAGCCTTGGTCTCTTCTGTTGCAGCGTGGGAATGGCAAAACCTGTTTTGCAGGATTTGGGGATTGTTAGAAATGATTTGCTGTGTACAATACCTGGCACAAACAGTAGCTCAAAATATGGCCCACAAGGCACATTTGCTCTCCTAACCTCAAGACATGGCTAAGGCAGCTCTGTGCAGTGGTGCGATCTCAATCAGAAGGACCTTTGAGCATGGTCCACTGTCACGTCCACTGTCAGGggcccggattcaatccctggtcaggaaactaatatCCCAGAAGccacatggtatggccaaaaacaaaCCCACAGTGTCAGGGTGGGGGGAACTGTAGAGAAGGAAAGGACGTCGGCCTCCTTTGGATGTTCCAAGGAACCATCAGCCCACTAATCTGTTCAGACACCTACTCCCTGAGCACTTACTGTGGATAGGCTTGTATACACACTGGGACCCAAAAATAGAAGTGGCATAAAAAAAAAGTGGCATAGTCCATATCTTCAGGGAATGCACACTTTGGTCTGGAAGACAGATGGGTAAATAGACCGTCACTATAGTGTGTGATAGAGGTATACTTGGCACCTCAGAGTCCAGAAGGCTCATGTGGTAGACTTGGGGAGGGGAAGCACGGGGAACCTTTCCAGAACAGTGCCATTGGGGGGGGCCCTGAGGAACAGCGGGGGTGTTTGCCTTGTTCTTAAAAGGGGCTCATTCTGTTTGCCTGCCTTGGTCTTTGTGGGATGAGGCAGATGAAGGCGATGGTGGGgctgctccccaggctcctcacaGCGTGCTCCTGCCCTGCCTTTCCTCACCTTTGGGCCTGTCTTTTCTCCCAATTCAGCAGGGACCCTGGGTGCAAGGGGCACAAGTTTACCCACAGTGGCCTGACGTGCCAGCTTCCCCAGCCGTGCGAGGCAGACGAGGGGCTGGGCGAGGAAGAGGACAGCAGCTCGGAGCGTAGCTCCTGCACCTCGTCCTCCACCCACCAGCGAGATGGGAAGTTCTGTGACTGCTGCTACTGTGAGTTCTTCGGCCACAATGCGGTGAGTGAGCCTTCCCAGGCCAGAGCAGGCTGGGGGCCAGCCGAGGGGAGCCAGGGGAGTACCTTGCTCTTCCCAGGGCCCCACTTGCTCTTGGAGCTAATAATTGTGCTTGGACCCTGTGAGTCCTCACCAGCACCTGCTTGCTAGATCCTCACGGCATATGGATGAGGTAGAGATTTTTCAAGTTTGCTACCTTTGCTCTTCTCATGGTTTCTCTTAAGATTGACATTTTTTCCTTaggcaaaaagaaaggaagtggcAGAGGAAAGCTATGATTCTGATGAGTATGTATACATAATGTGCATAATCACAGAGAAGTGAAGGCTTGTGCGTGATGAAGGCAGAGTGGAAGCCAAGACTCTCAGTCCCCAGTGTGGGAGCCAGGCAGGGGACAGGCCGTGAGCACAGATGGCGCCAGGAAGGAGGCTCATAGCAGAGTACAGGCTGTCTCTGGACGGGGAGAAAGCAGTTCAGAAGTCTCATAAGGTGAAGAGGAAAGGGCTTCTGGCTAGGGGAGAGCAGTTGAGGACAGAAGAAATTCAAGCAGTTATGTTGCTGGTCGCCTTTGAGCTAGAAgttgttatcctcattttagagatgacaaAATTGAGGCTCACAAAGACTCAGtgaacctgcccaaggtcatacagcttcCGAGTGACGAAGCCTGGGCTCAAACCTGCTTTCCTGGCTCCCAAGTCAGTGTGCTCGCAACACTGCTGCATACCTCCCACTCCGCCCACCGCTGCCTTGGCTCCGAGCCTGGCTGAGGGCGAAGCCATTTGGCCTCTGTGGCTGTGGTAGAAAGAACAGTTGTCTTACTTCTCACCACATGCTTGGTGCCCGCGGGTGGGAGTGCTCCGGGCTTCCCAGGCCCAGGGTGTAACGTcagcacctcccctcccccagccacccGCTGCCCCGACGAGTCGGAATTATACCGAGATCCGAGAGAAGCTTCGCTCAAGGCTGACCAGGCGCAAAGAGGAGCTGCCCATGAAGGGGGGCGCCCTGGGCGGGATCCCTGGGGAGCCCGCCGTGGATCATCGAGATGTGGATGAGCTGCTGGAATTCATCAACAGCACGGAGCCCAAAGTCCCCAACAGCGCCAGGGCTGCCAAGCGGGCCCGGCACAAGCTGAAAAAGAAGGTGGGTGTGGGGGGAGCCCAGCTCTACCACCTCTTTTCCCCCGAGGACTCCCTCGCCCCCAACCCCCAGGACTTCTCGGGCATGAATAGTGCTGGCTGCCAAAGGCCTTGGCAGGGCTTTTTTCTCTGAGAAGGTCTGAATGAGTTTGGGAGGCATCGGGGTAAGGGAGCCAGGGGTCCAGTGATTGGAGGAAAAACAAATCCTGGCGTCAGAAGCCACTTGCTGGCTTCCTCAAAGCTTAGGACTTGCTTCAGTCAGTCATatgttcattcagcaaacacttcTGCAAATGCTTGGAGCCAAATATGATGCAGTTAGCTTCTTACCCTGGAAAAGCTCAGTCCAGTGGAGAAACAACACTGGACAAGCATATTACTGTGCAACAAGTGCTGGGATGGGGGAAGCCCCCATCCTGCCTGAGGCACTGGAAATGGCTAGATCACCAGGCTGCCTGGAGAGCTGAGTTGTAGAGAGTGAGTACAGATTAATCAGGAGGACCCTCCTGGCAGCAGGCATAGCACATCCACAGCAGTTTTTGAAGCCAGAGCTCACACCCAGGAGAAGGCAGGCAGATAGCAGAAGTGAGGAATGGTATTGCTCAAGAGCTCTGACTTGATCCTACAGCTGAGGGGGGTTCACCCAAGGGCTTTAATCACACAATGCACTCACCAGATGGACTTCCCAAGGTGACTGTGTAGCAATGTGGAAGGTAGCCTGAAGGAGTGATCCTCCAGGCCAGAGACCCAAGAGCCAGGGGAGAGGTGATCAATAGTGGGCCTAGAGCAGGAGAGCTGGAGTTTTCAGAGGAGGCAGGCGATCTCTTGATTTCAGGTCAAGGAGATGATAGAGTCAGGGTACCTCCTAGGTGTTTGCCAGGGTGGCTGGCAGGATGGCATGCTTTACTGAGCACAGGTGGAATTGGCAGAAGACGGAATTCAGTTGGGGCACAGTGACTCAGAGATTCTCAGAGGTCCGAGTGGAGATGGTGATGTGGGGCTGGGAGTTGCTGGCATGGAGATGTAATTGAAGCCATGGGAATGAACCATCCTAAGGACTGAGTGAACTCCTCCCAGAAGGCTGAGGACAGAACCAGGGGAGCTGTTCCCGGGCAGCCTTGCCGCCAGGCGAGCAGCAGAGCTTGATGACTCGTCCCCTGCCACCTCATTACCTCTTAGCCTGCCTGCCCCCAGCTGTGTCTGCACAGTGCCACACTCAGGAGCTCAGCAGCTGAAGAGAATGGGTTTGACAGTCAGCTAGCTCCAGGTCCTGGGTGGTCAAACAGCCCTGGTGCTCTGGAAAACagcagtgcttctccatctttttccaGCTCAAAGGACAAACCAGGACCCCTTCCCTGCACCCTGAAGTAGTAAACCAAAGGGTCTTTCCACTGCCTTCAGAAAGTGGTCGGCATTTGCTGTCTCCTTGCCAGCACTGCCTGGCCAGAAGTGTGCAGTTGGCAGAAGTGGTCTCTCTGGCCTTTCCTGGCCTCCCAAGGCTGTGGGTTCCCGGTTAGGTCCCAGGGAACACACTTCACAGTTCCCAGGCCTGGTATGTTTTTCATGAATTTCTGCCTGGATATCCTTTCTCCTTCACCTctgccctctcctttcccttctaAAAACCTCCTCCCAAGCCCAGTTCAGATGTTTCCTCCTTCGCAGTCTTCCTCAGGTAACATCCACTGTGCTGTGGCTGCATCTCGCACATCTCTCTAGTCTGCCATTTATCATTCTCTATTCACAGTTCAGAAACTGCCTGCATAGCTCCCATCTGCCGCACCCAGTCTAGAGGCCAGGATACAACACAGAGTAGGCAGTTCTGATGTCCTGTAACTAGTGATCATGGTCATTATCTGTTTATACATCAGCCTCCTCCACAGTACCCCTCCGTCACCTCCCAGACTTAGCTACAATCCACCAAAAACACATCTTCCACCACGAAAGGCATCCACCCACTACCCACCTGGGGAGACAGACGAAGCTGGGTATTTTTCTGTTCCCTCGTACCATTTCCAGCCATGACTCTTCAGTGTCCTAACCCTCGCTCCTTTGAAACCGACCCTGGGTCTGTCATCTGTAACCTCTCACCACCACTCCTCTTCATCCCCAGAAGACTGTCTGTCACCTGTCTTCCTTTCTCAGGCCAGTTGAGATCCGTTGagtatcattcattcactctccTACCAGTCCTCTCAGCTCCTCATTGTCCTTCCATTATGCCCACTTAGAAAAACCACAGTCCTGGGTTCAGCCCCAGCCTGCCTATCTCCTACACCTTGAGGTGCTAGATTGAATCTGTCTTTGGCACCCTGGCCAAGTAGTCTCCCACCTGCCTGAGCCCCCACTTTGCTGTTCTCTAGTCTTCTGAATCCTCATCACTTCCATTCACCCCAGCCTCTCTGTTAGACCTCCATTCTGCTCCAGCTgccagcctctccccacccccaccttacTTTTTGGCAGATAACTCACTTCCTGTTTCAACAAGGATTCAAAGCCAGTGGAGAGGCACTGTCCTACAGAGTTCTTCTTGCATGAAGGAAGAGTTAACCCTTTTCCTACCTAAAGCCTGTGCTGTCCTTCTTGCCTCCTCAGCCTAATACCACTTCCTGCTGTGTGGCTTCAGCCTCTCACTGTGCCCAGTACTCTGTTTTTTGAAAGCCAACTGTCCTTTGAGCATACAGCCTCTCCTAACCACCCCGGTCTCTTTCCTCATCACACAAAAACGTCATCTGCATTTACTCCTGTCAGCTCACTGCAAATTGTCTTCTACCTCCACTCCTCCATAGAGCCACTAGTGACTTCTTTGTTGCCAAATCATTTTCTCCTGTTCCATCTTCTTTTCTTCTAGGTAGATCTcaactttattctctttttcaaaCTCTGTTTTCTTTGACCTCTCCAACCTCATTCAAGTTGGggcagggaaagggaaaggggaggcCACGTTTTCTacatttctcacttcctctctgCCCTCTGTCCTGTCGCCTTTGTGAGCACGTCTTCCTCTGCCTGGCCCTCCCCCTTAAAGACAGCTCCCTGGGAGAGAGCCATCTGGATAGTGTTTCCTCCCAGGTCATTATGTCTCCCTGTTTCCCCCTGCACTTCACAGTGACATATCCTACCCTGATGGGTACCTCCTCACGGACATTCTACAGGTACCCAAACTCAGCGTATCCCAAACTGAGCTTGTCACCTTTCTCCAAAAGAGCCCACTTTGCCTTCTCCGTTGTCTGTCTAGTTAATAGCACCACCATTCACCTAGTTGCCTCAACCAGAACCCCAGATGCCATCTGGGGAGGACCACATCATGGTGATGGAGAGCAGCAGGCCTTGCAATTGGACCAGTTTGAAACCCGGCTCTGCCGTActtgctgtatgaccttgggcaaatcacttaacctctaagcctcagtttcttcctccataaaatgagaataatggtAGAACCTAAAATTCAAGGCTTTTGTGAGAATGAAATGGAGTGATGCACAGAAAGGTTGGGCAGAGGGAACAGAGTAGTTGCTGCAGAAACAGTAGTGATGGTTGATGATGTTTTCATGACTCAGCTCGTTCTCTCCCCGACCCGTCACCGAACAGTCCTGGCCATGTGACCCCCTCCAGTAGCTCATACCATCCACTTCTTTCTACCCTACTGGCACTGTTTAAAAAACCTTCAGTGACTGAACGTTGCCCATAGGCTCAAATCTAGGATAAAATATGACCTGTGGGGCTCTTAAGGATCTAGCCCCTGCTTAGCTTGCCAGCTTCATCTCTCAGTCTGCCCCTGTGGCCTTCCAGCCCACTCTACTCCACCCAAAAGAAATCTGTGCTCCAGCTGCCTTCTAAGTATTTGCATTCCCTAAATATTCTGCGTGTTCCCATTTCCCAGCCTTTCTTCTACGTTTTATCTAGAATATGTTTGTCTTACACGTCCCAGGATAATCCCACTTACCCTTCAGTGCTCAGTGAGGTATTGCCGCCTCTGGGAAGCACCTCCTGATGGCCCAGTCTGGGTCCCCAGAGCACCCTGTGCTTTTTCCCCCTGTTACTTTTCACACTGTCTCTCAGAATTAAACAGCCTGTTCGCACGTCCATCTCCCCCAGCAGACTCAAGTCAGTGAACAGAGAGTGCCCAGAGTCCAGCCCAGTGCCTCATATAAGGTCACAGGTCAAGAAATGATTGTCAAATGATACTGAAAAACGTGAGAACTTCTGAAGATCACCCCTGGGTATGCTTTCCTGACTCACCACTTAACTAGCATGTAATCTTGGATCAGTTCCTTAACTCTTTCCAAAGTcgagtttcctcatctataaactgaGGATAATGACACAGCAAGGGCAGTTGTGGGGATTGAATGAGGCAACATGGGAAGGTACCAGGCTTTTGGTACATAGCAAAAATGTGTGGTTCcatgctttttccttctctcattaCAAAATTATACATGATTCCACATCATTCCCTCTACACCAGTCGTTTCACACTTGTATAGCAGCAAAAGTCTTTTCTGCAATTGAAATTGTCCTCAAGCCCTCAATTCCTAACAAATGAAAGCAGAGCTGTTCTGGCACAGAAGAAGAGCAAAGTAAAGGGCCTTCCAGTTCTTTGTCCATCGCCATGACCTCAGAGCTCTGCCTGTAGCCTTGAACTCCACGGCTTACAGCCTGATTATTGCCCAGAGAAGGGGACACACCCCCACTGAGGTGTCCTGATGGTGACCCTGTGACATAAATAGGTTGGTTGTTTTTCTCCCAAATTTATAAATGGAGATCGTAAGGTTCAGGGAGAATAAGTGATTTGTCCAACGTTCCACAGTTGTGGTCCTAGTCAGCTACAGAACCAGCCTGTTAAAAAGATGAGAGGATAAATGTATGCCCCCTGGGGCAGAGAGTCACCCTCCTTAAGTTGACATTGTGGTGGCAAGCCCTCTTCTCACACAACTTTTCCTGTTCCTACCCCTCCATTCCCAAATGTCATCTGGCCCCTAGCACATCACTACCACCTCATTCCCGTTGGCTTTTGAAAACTGTCTCCTGTCTCCCTCTAAAGGCCCCCTCAGCCTGCTGGTGCCTTGAGGTTGGGCAGAGCTGGTGCCACAGATTAGGGGTGGGGTGACTCAGAGCCCACAGACTTGCTTTCACTCTCCCGATCTGACTGTCAATGCTGAGTGGCAGAGTCCAGCCTCCCTCAGCCTCCTGGTCCTCACCTGGGCAAAGGGGCTGCTTTTACCTCTTGCTGTGGGGCCCCTTGTCTGCCACTGGGCATGCTTTAGGTGTGCCCTTGATTCCTTGAGGCCAACTAAGCAGTGAGTAGCCTTCCTATGGGAACTTGGCCCTCTCCAATAGTACCCATAGGCAGCCTCAGGAGGGCACACACATTTCCCAGCCACCCAGAACAGTGTGATCTACCATGGTATCTCACAGCCCCACATCTATCTTCTTGAAAGACCTACATGTTGTCATGGCTTTTTttctcctgccacctgcagaATTGGAGAGAATGCCTCCATAGTAGCAATCTTCCTTACACGTATCCCCACTTTGGACTTCACTCCAGAATTACTGTCCCCATCTTGCAGATGAGTCCACTGAGACTCAGCAAGTGAGTGAATTGCTTAAGCTTATCCCTGGGAGGGAGATCCTATCCCTTTTGAGATCCTATAACTTTTTTAGGCCCTAGGACTGATTCTAGGGCCCTGGATGAACAAGCTGTAAAAACCCTACCCTCTGTTGGTGTAACTGCCTCCATCGCCACGACATGTACCTGTCAGATTGCATTTCATCCTTGTTACTGTAGGGTGAGCAGGCCaggattgccatgccctgcttCTAGCCAGTTAGTGGGAAAGCTGGGCTGAAGGCAGACGTGTCAGGTGTCACACTGTGCCTGGCAGCTGCCAAGCCTCTGCTGAAACTGCCTCTTGTCTTGGCAGGAAAAAGAGAAGGCCCAGTTGGCAGCAGAAGCTCTGAAGCAAGCAAATCGTAGTGTTTCTGGAAGCCGGGAGCTGAGGCCTGCCAGGGAGAGTCTTTTGGGGTGGCCCGATCGGGAGCTGGATCGGGTCAACAGCTTTCTGAACAGCCGTCTGCAGGAGATCAAGAACACTGTCAAGGACTCCATCTGTGCCAGCTTCAGTATGTGTGAGCTCAGCGTGGACAGCAATGGCTTCTCTAAGGAAGGGGCCACTGAGCCAAAACCTCAGAGTCTAGCCCCCTCAAACCCCAGTGGCTCCTCAGAGCAAAGGCCTGACATTAACCTTGACCTGTCCCCTTTGACTTTGGGCTCCCCTCAGAACCATATGTTGCAAGCTCCAGGAGAGCCAGCCCCACCATGGGCAGAAATGAGAAGTCCCCAcccaccatggacagaggtgaaGGGCCCCCCTCCTGGTATCATCCCTGAGAATGGGCTAGTGAGGAGACTCAACACCGTGCCCAACCTTTCCCGGATGATCTGGGTCAAGACACCCAAGCCAGGTAACCCTAGCTCTGAGGAACCAAGCATAAAGGGGGCCCCTGGTTGCAAGCAGGAGCTGCCTGAGCCTGTGGCCTCAGGTGGGAAGCCACGGAAGGGCAAGAGACAGGGTAATCAGGCCAAGAAGAGTGAGGTGAGCCCAGCTTCCCAGTCCCCAGCCTGCCTTGAGACTCCCAGTGCCAAGGGCCAGACCCCTAGCCCCAAGCAGCCAAGCAAGGCCCCAGAGCCTCCCAGAGTGGACAGCTGTGCTGAAGCTGGAGAAGGGAGCCAGGGGACTCGACCAGGACCAGGCTGGGCTGACAGCCCCAAAGCTGACAAGGAGAAGGGCAACTCCTGGCGAAACTGGCCAGGTGAAGCCAAGGCACGGCCTCTGGAGCAGGAGTCTGTACAGCCCCCAGGCCCAGCAAGGCCGCAGAGCTTTCAACAGGGCAAGGGCCGCAGCCGCCGGAGCCGCAACAAGCAGGAGAAGTCAGCCTCCTCCTTGGGTGAGTGCACCaggaactgactgactgatcgaCCCCCACCCAGCCAGGCCATGGGGTGGAGGGCAGTCCTTACATGTGAGCAGCATTGCCCCAGGAGCATGACCCAGAGGCTGCTGTGAGCACTGAGCCCTCCTGGCTATGTCTTCCTAGACGATGTGTTCCTGCCCAAGGACATGGATGGGGTGGAGATGGATGAGACTGACCGGGAGGTGGAGTACTTCAAGAGGTAGGTGTGAGGCTGCCTGCTCTCCCACTCATGGTGGACTCCTGCCCCAGGTAGGGACACAGGTAGCCAGGATGGATCATCTGGGAAGGTGTAAGGAACTGGGAGCAGGAGGGATGTCAGTTCCCAAGAAcgagggctttctccagttttATTCACCTGCATTTCTTTGTTCTTGCCTGGGTTGAGTTTTGGGGGCAGAGTCTTATGTAGGTGGGGGGAGAGAGCCATATACATACAATCCAGTGATAAGAGCTATTAGAGGAGTTAAAGGCATGGGGCTAGGGCCTAGGAGTGGCCAAGCTGAAGGATGGGGTGGCCAGGGCAGCCCTCCCCAAAGAGGTGGTAACCAGACTGAAACCTGAGGAATAGGAATGAGTGGGCCAGATAAAATGAAAAgggtttgagggcaggagaaataCATCATCCTGGGAGGAACAGAAGACATCCCAGTTTAGCTAGAGTAAAATCCAGGGTGAGGAGGCCGGCTGTATGCTAAGGCAGGTCACTCTTCACACACTACCCCTTAGGCATGTGGGCATCTCATCGGGCAGCCCCATACTGTTAGACCCAGACACCTGGGAGTCCAAGGGGTTGTACAGAGCTGACCTGGTTTCCTTAGTGGCCAGGGTTCGCAGGTCTGGAAGCAGGTCcagtggggagaagagagaaccTCTTGAttgtgcccccaccccaccccctgcctgggCATCTCCCAAACCCGACAGGTTCTGTCTGGATTCTGCAAAGCAGACGCGTCAGAAAGTTGCTGTGAATTGGACCAACTTCAGCCTCAAGAAAACCACTCCCAGCACAGCTCAGTGAGGTATCAAGACCCCTCGAGTGTTTCGTGCACCCCTTCTTCCCATGCTCTGCCACGTTTTGTGCCACTGCCAGGCCATTTCACGCCCTGGGGCACAGGGAGTTGGACTAGGTGCTTTGCCAGCCCCATCTCCTCTCCTGAGAGCCCTCCTGTCCCTGTTCCTGAAGGGCCCTTCCAGCACTGCCATCCCCTGGGGTGTCCCTGCCAGGCCTCTAACTTCCCTCACCAGCCGCCTCCCAAAGTGCCCAGGGGGCCATGGGCCTTAGAGGGTTGCCCCCACCCTTGACATTATCGGCCTCAGGATTGAATCTCACTGGCCTGGTCTGGCTCCTCTATGCAGGCTACCAAGGTGCTTCCCAGCTGAAGCCATGCAAAACGGACCCAGCCCCAAGAGAACAGTGGGAGGGCAGTCCCGCTAGACCAAGGCCTTGGAGGTCATTTAGGCGTAGAGGCTAGGTGGGCCCTCTTCCTCAAACAGGATGGGTTCCATGAGGAAACCGGTACTGAAGCTCCCTCCTGGAAGAAGAGCCTGGCCCCTAGCTGGGCTCTGGCCTCCCCTCCCAGCCACCTGCACAGGTGGTCTTATCTGAAATATTGACATATCAGATGTTGTTCTAGgctaaaaacagaaaactgagaAGGCAGTGGGGCTGGGAACCCCCAGGGCAGAAGAGAAGACTGGCTGGCTGGCAGGCCTTGGGGCTTAATGGCTGTACAGAGCCATAGTTCACCCTAAGATGCGTGCCCAGTGCCGGGCCTCTCAGGCTGGTGAGCATACAGCTGCCTTTAAGGCAGTAGGGAGCTGGGGCAGGTGGGCTGAGCTCACCCCTCAGGAGGACGTCCTctcttgtccctttctcctttgcccagTGCCAGGGCAGCAGACTTTTTGGACCCTTGACTGAGTCCCTGAGTCCCCTTTTGAGTCAGGATCCCCCCCACCCTTGACACTAGCCTCTGCTTcccaggcagcccagggctgggctccctgtagGCTAGTCATGTTTGTACTAACCCAGAGTCAGGATAGTCCTCAGACCCGCCTCAGCTCCTCTGCTCTGTGGGCCTGGGCTCCCTGATTCTTTGTCATAGTATGTCCACGCCCCCCAGGAGCTTCTGTCAGGGTCAGGGTGCCATCCTGCCTTTCTTCACCACCTCCACAGGAGCCAGGAGCTACCAGAACCCCAGGCACCTTCATCTGTTGCCCCTTTTCAGAGAAAACAAGTCACACTGCCTTTTCCCAGCCTAGTGCCTCTGTCATGTAGGAAGCCTCATCCAGCCATCTTCTCTCACTCCCTCTTGACTGATCTCTTTCTCAAGACGGGGGTGCTCCCCAATAAATGCCCTCCTTTGACCTTCTCCACCCTTCTCGTAGCCTTGACTGTGAGCCCTGAGTGTGTGAGAGCACTGCCTgtgcaggctggagacccagccTGGGCCAGGCACCTGGAGCCGAGGTGGGAGTCTTGAGAGATAGGTGACCTCTCCACGGTCAATGGGAGAGGCTGGGCTCTTCCTCCACCCTGGCCTAcagcagggggtctgggttcctCAAGTGTTGTCCTCATTCCTTGAGATTCAGGATGATGTTCAGTGGGGCGGGGGTTCTGTCTTAACCTTCATCCTCTGCTGGAGGTGATGGGGAAAGTCTGTTCAGTGTTTTCAGCCCAGTGGACAGAAATAGCAGGCAGCTGTTCCTGCCTCCATGGGGACCTGTGGAGACTCGGAGCCAGCACAGGGAGGCTGCTTTGGGGCCATTTCTCACATGTGGCCAtactcttctgttttctcagcCCCTGCCAGACCAGCTTAAGGGTGTCCTGAGACCCCAACTGCCAGCCGAAGGTCTACAGTTTTCTCCGTCACATCCCCACCTACCTGCCCAAGACCCCACTCCCGACTCCACCATCCTGGACCAACCAAA
The DNA window shown above is from Bos indicus x Bos taurus breed Angus x Brahman F1 hybrid chromosome 7, Bos_hybrid_MaternalHap_v2.0, whole genome shotgun sequence and carries:
- the FAM193B gene encoding protein FAM193B isoform X4; its protein translation is MRLALQTLHRAAGDSGRLVQPEGMALDSLLVESLELCMFPLPPASLCRLAACCVTGNAKAGKKALPRTDWCCRISLSHTSCKSQSCGGDSHSSSSSSSSSSSSSSSCHGNSGDWDPSSFLSAHKLSGLWNSPHSSGAMPGGSLGSPPTIPGEVFPISEHHRHSDLTAPPNSPTGHHPQPAPLIPSHPGSFGSPPHPHLLPTTPAVHFPAQVSECPVAVAAAPHTPGPCQSPHLPSTSMPLLKMPPPFSGCSHPCSGHCSGHCSGPLLPPPSSQQLPSTHSRDPGCKGHKFTHSGLTCQLPQPCEADEGLGEEEDSSSERSSCTSSSTHQRDGKFCDCCYCEFFGHNAPPAAPTSRNYTEIREKLRSRLTRRKEELPMKGGALGGIPGEPAVDHRDVDELLEFINSTEPKVPNSARAAKRARHKLKKKEKEKAQLAAEALKQANRSVSGSRELRPARESLLGWPDRELDRVNSFLNSRLQEIKNTVKDSICASFSMCELSVDSNGFSKEGATEPKPQSLAPSNPSGSSEQRPDINLDLSPLTLGSPQNHMLQAPGEPAPPWAEMRSPHPPWTEVKGPPPGIIPENGLVRRLNTVPNLSRMIWVKTPKPGNPSSEEPSIKGAPGCKQELPEPVASGGKPRKGKRQGNQAKKSEVSPASQSPACLETPSAKGQTPSPKQPSKAPEPPRVDSCAEAGEGSQGTRPGPGWADSPKADKEKGNSWRNWPGEAKARPLEQESVQPPGPARPQSFQQGKGRSRRSRNKQEKSASSLDDVFLPKDMDGVEMDETDREVEYFKRFCLDSAKQTRQKVAVNWTNFSLKKTTPSTAQ
- the FAM193B gene encoding protein FAM193B isoform X8; amino-acid sequence: MKGGALGGIPGEPAVDHRDVDELLEFINSTEPKVPNSARAAKRARHKLKKKEKEKAQLAAEALKQANRSVSGSRELRPARESLLGWPDRELDRVNSFLNSRLQEIKNTVKDSICASFSMCELSVDSNGFSKEGATEPKPQSLAPSNPSGSSEQRPDINLDLSPLTLGSPQNHMLQAPGEPAPPWAEMRSPHPPWTEVKGPPPGIIPENGLVRRLNTVPNLSRMIWVKTPKPGNPSSEEPSIKGAPGCKQELPEPVASGGKPRKGKRQGNQAKKSEVSPASQSPACLETPSAKGQTPSPKQPSKAPEPPRVDSCAEAGEGSQGTRPGPGWADSPKADKEKGNSWRNWPGEAKARPLEQESVQPPGPARPQSFQQGKGRSRRSRNKQEKSASSLDDVFLPKDMDGVEMDETDREVEYFKRFCLDSAKQTRQKVAVNWTNFSLKKTTPSTAQ